Proteins from a single region of Herpetosiphon gulosus:
- a CDS encoding class I SAM-dependent methyltransferase: MLQRMQALVIWAFECFYHEAAFTYDLVAWLMSQGYWSQWVLAALPEIADQALLELGCGTGYVQQARQDQPSLTIGLDESRQMLSLSRRRAPQATLVRAVAQALPYADASWSAVLSTFPAPYLFDRRTLAELQRVLTNDGKLYIVDGGSIPNGLYALIIGLIYRLVFGRHSNPEAPTSQLDPRIQRLHEAGFRVSNQIKQVGKSQVQIFIAEKANQP; encoded by the coding sequence ATGCTGCAACGAATGCAAGCGTTGGTTATTTGGGCCTTTGAGTGTTTTTATCACGAAGCGGCCTTTACCTACGATTTGGTCGCTTGGCTCATGTCGCAAGGCTATTGGAGCCAATGGGTACTGGCAGCCTTGCCTGAAATCGCCGATCAAGCATTGCTTGAGCTTGGCTGTGGCACGGGCTATGTCCAACAAGCTCGCCAAGATCAACCAAGCCTCACAATTGGCCTTGATGAATCGCGCCAAATGTTGAGTTTAAGCCGTCGTCGAGCGCCGCAAGCCACGCTGGTTCGGGCGGTTGCCCAAGCCTTGCCTTACGCTGATGCCAGTTGGTCGGCGGTGCTTTCGACCTTTCCAGCGCCCTATTTATTCGATCGGCGCACTTTGGCCGAATTGCAACGGGTGCTCACCAACGATGGCAAATTGTATATCGTCGATGGCGGCAGCATTCCCAATGGCTTGTATGCACTGATCATCGGGTTAATCTATCGGCTGGTGTTTGGGCGACATAGCAACCCTGAAGCGCCAACCAGCCAACTTGACCCACGCATCCAGCGTTTGCACGAAGCGGGCTTTCGCGTCAGCAACCAAATCAAACAGGTTGGCAAGTCGCAAGTCCAAATCTTCATCGCCGAAAAAGCCAACCAGCCTTAA
- the rplS gene encoding 50S ribosomal protein L19: MQQAPVIHEIENEYLRKDVPEFRVGDTVRVSVKVVEGTRERIQDFEGVVIRRRRMGVNENFTVRRIASHGIGVERTFLLHSPRIDGVKLVRTGKVRQANLYYLRGRTGKAARIKERRG; encoded by the coding sequence ATGCAACAGGCTCCCGTTATTCACGAAATTGAAAACGAATATCTGCGCAAAGATGTGCCAGAATTCCGCGTTGGCGACACGGTTCGCGTTAGCGTCAAAGTTGTTGAAGGTACTCGCGAACGGATTCAAGACTTTGAAGGTGTCGTGATTCGCCGCCGCCGCATGGGTGTCAACGAAAACTTCACCGTGCGTCGGATTGCCTCACACGGTATTGGTGTTGAGCGGACGTTCTTGCTGCACTCACCCCGGATCGACGGCGTAAAATTGGTACGGACTGGTAAAGTTCGCCAAGCCAACCTGTACTACTTGCGCGGTCGCACTGGTAAGGCCGCTCGGATCAAAGAACGCCGCGGTTAA